The proteins below come from a single Mesobacillus jeotgali genomic window:
- a CDS encoding DndE family protein, with the protein MNFRLKTSKETGEKLVALQSYTGLTWNILSRISVALSLRIPSLPEPVFNKNGIEIPRNVMTGEHDYTYKAIIRQHAKRNVPDEEYFPDLFNAHLERGITLLENEYKHAGNYEKLLVNLLKIDK; encoded by the coding sequence ATGAATTTCCGATTAAAAACTTCTAAAGAAACCGGAGAGAAATTAGTGGCTTTGCAATCATACACAGGATTAACTTGGAATATTCTTTCCAGGATATCGGTGGCTCTATCTCTGAGAATTCCTTCTCTTCCAGAACCTGTTTTTAATAAAAATGGAATAGAAATCCCGAGAAATGTTATGACTGGAGAACATGATTATACTTATAAGGCAATTATTCGCCAGCATGCTAAACGAAATGTCCCGGATGAAGAGTATTTTCCAGATTTGTTTAATGCCCACCTAGAAAGAGGCATTACACTCCTAGAAAATGAATATAAGCACGCAGGAAATTATGAAAAGCTGCTAGTTAACTTACTAAAGATAGATAAGTAG
- the dndD gene encoding DNA sulfur modification protein DndD, which yields MIINEVQLTNIGAYRGTNTIDIRPVDDKNVILIGGENGAGKTTLLNAIKLGLFGSYGFGYKSENAEYYKKVKGILNNNAKKLGENNFRIKLDFSLIDNFEKTDYTFYRHWKLTQTGIKETFEIVAKGKHYSEYDKELFLSRLKEIMPPHLLDLCLFDGEEISRIVNENLLSGYLRNLSKVVFNLDLFEALETDLETYANQSLDVKKMDGFEKELFDLVEKEKLLRDKVSQIINNRDNLLKDQEEYQVAYNKEKNDFEKFGGLVKTEREDLLKQINRIESERKQNMDKIKDFVSSLLPFYLAKEIVAETREQLKAEESMQLFKQLNERLSIDAFSQAVNKVAKLEDLDTQSKMRNEILNLVKPDTDTIQIHGASFSESSLIENIFLTINSDSNEQALGQIEENKVKLEKIRTLKDKLSINDSTTEFSSMIQNMETLQYSLHDIQVRIEQLESELNGIQKELELTLNSKERLQAILKDRDKTESSFLQSQKIIDFSRKFREIQLKKKLQEVQIEASKMLKKIFRKNDYITSLTIDHVTYDVKLFDAHKDQIEKSTLSAGEKEILLISLIWAIFKCSGRKVPFIFDTLLGRLDKTHKAAVLTEFIPYSGKQAIILSTDSEIDEHHYNLLAPFTAKEYMLEFNVEGHETAVLNQYFPFKQLEVSK from the coding sequence ATGATTATTAATGAAGTTCAATTAACTAACATAGGTGCTTATCGAGGCACAAATACTATTGATATCCGCCCCGTTGATGACAAGAATGTAATTCTTATAGGCGGAGAAAATGGAGCAGGAAAAACAACACTGTTAAATGCTATTAAACTTGGATTGTTTGGCTCTTATGGCTTTGGTTACAAAAGTGAAAATGCAGAATACTATAAAAAGGTTAAAGGCATTTTAAATAACAATGCAAAAAAACTTGGTGAAAATAATTTTAGAATCAAGCTTGATTTCTCTCTTATCGATAATTTCGAAAAAACTGATTACACTTTCTATCGTCATTGGAAACTAACCCAAACTGGGATAAAAGAAACCTTTGAAATAGTAGCTAAAGGAAAGCACTATAGCGAATATGATAAGGAGTTATTTTTATCCAGATTAAAAGAAATCATGCCCCCTCACCTACTAGATTTGTGTTTATTTGATGGTGAAGAAATTTCAAGAATAGTTAATGAAAATTTATTATCGGGTTACCTAAGAAACCTATCTAAAGTGGTTTTTAATCTAGACCTTTTTGAAGCATTAGAGACTGACTTAGAAACTTATGCTAATCAATCTTTAGATGTTAAGAAAATGGATGGATTTGAAAAGGAGTTATTTGATTTAGTTGAAAAAGAAAAGCTACTTCGAGACAAGGTATCTCAGATTATTAATAACAGAGACAATCTATTGAAGGATCAAGAAGAATATCAGGTTGCATACAATAAAGAAAAAAATGACTTCGAGAAATTTGGCGGCCTTGTTAAAACAGAAAGAGAAGATCTTTTGAAACAAATTAATAGGATTGAATCTGAACGTAAGCAAAATATGGATAAGATAAAAGATTTTGTCTCTTCCCTACTACCTTTTTATTTAGCTAAAGAAATAGTAGCTGAAACTAGGGAACAGCTAAAAGCTGAAGAATCAATGCAATTATTCAAACAGTTGAACGAGAGACTTTCTATCGATGCATTTAGCCAAGCTGTTAATAAAGTCGCTAAGTTAGAAGATTTGGATACCCAAAGTAAGATGAGAAATGAAATCCTTAATCTGGTAAAACCGGATACTGATACTATACAGATCCATGGTGCATCTTTTTCTGAGAGCAGTTTAATTGAAAATATTTTCTTAACAATAAATTCAGATTCCAATGAGCAGGCATTAGGTCAAATAGAAGAGAACAAAGTAAAACTTGAAAAAATACGTACCCTTAAGGATAAATTGTCAATAAACGATAGCACAACAGAGTTTAGTTCTATGATTCAAAACATGGAAACTCTGCAATACTCCTTGCATGATATCCAAGTAAGGATTGAGCAATTGGAATCCGAGTTAAATGGTATCCAAAAAGAATTAGAATTGACTTTAAACTCAAAGGAAAGACTGCAGGCCATCTTAAAAGATCGCGATAAAACGGAAAGCTCTTTCTTACAGTCTCAAAAAATAATAGATTTCAGCCGGAAGTTCAGAGAAATCCAGTTAAAGAAAAAACTGCAAGAAGTTCAAATAGAGGCTTCTAAAATGCTCAAGAAAATCTTTAGGAAGAATGATTATATAACTTCTTTAACAATTGATCATGTAACCTATGATGTAAAATTGTTTGATGCACATAAGGATCAAATCGAGAAGTCTACGCTTTCAGCAGGAGAAAAAGAAATTCTCTTAATTTCATTGATTTGGGCAATCTTTAAATGTTCCGGCAGAAAGGTTCCTTTTATATTCGATACATTGCTGGGTAGACTTGATAAGACACATAAGGCAGCTGTTCTCACAGAATTTATTCCCTATAGCGGCAAACAAGCTATTATACTTTCCACCGATTCTGAAATTGATGAACATCATTACAATTTACTAGCACCTTTTACTGCTAAAGAATATATGCTTGAATTTAATGTAGAAGGCCATGAAACGGCTGTATTAAATCAATACTTTCCTTTTAAGCAGCTGGAGGTGAGCAAATGA
- the dndC gene encoding DNA phosphorothioation system sulfurtransferase DndC yields MANGIISNLLSKNNPHIEEAKERIKAAYKEDNRPWVVGYSGGKDSTVVVQLVFEALTEMDSEELHKKVYVISSDTLVETPLIINSINQTLRRIQEEALNRNLPIETHKVKPEFEQSFWVNIIGKGYPTPNQQFRWCTDRLKIDPANQFIMDKVSSFGEVIMVLGVREDESATRGNVIRSHTVEGKTFMRHSTLSNAYVYAPIRSFTLDDVWDYLLNFPSPWGDDNHELHRLYQDSSSGECPLVVDKTIKESAGSCGNSRFGCWVCTVVNEDKALSGFIQSGHDWMKPLLDFRNWLTLIRDDRTKRMKYRNKGQIYYKEVKIEEIEGVDHVLIPKKAGREKKLIPLSEYEIVSKDQLREYISRNKIDLSSPDDYMILVKYEEETLDGEVVTKHAQLGLGPFTMEAREEILRNLLKVQKNLSHPSDPNHELISIEELKAIRKIWFKHGDWEDRIPMIFQEIMGYSIDWEMDDRPLFDKDQVSDLELLADQYKVDIKVIKQLISIEKDFSGYKVRRGLMDEIGKALKQDYLHL; encoded by the coding sequence ATGGCTAACGGCATCATTAGTAATCTTTTATCTAAAAACAACCCTCATATAGAGGAAGCAAAAGAAAGAATTAAAGCAGCTTATAAAGAAGATAATCGACCTTGGGTGGTTGGATACAGTGGTGGGAAAGACTCCACTGTGGTTGTACAATTAGTATTTGAAGCCCTAACTGAGATGGACAGTGAAGAACTGCATAAAAAAGTTTATGTAATCTCCTCTGATACACTAGTTGAAACACCTTTAATTATAAATTCTATTAACCAGACGTTAAGAAGAATTCAAGAAGAAGCGCTAAATAGAAATTTGCCGATCGAAACGCATAAAGTAAAACCTGAATTTGAACAATCATTTTGGGTGAATATTATCGGTAAAGGCTACCCTACCCCAAACCAGCAATTTAGATGGTGTACCGACCGTCTTAAGATCGACCCTGCGAACCAATTTATAATGGATAAAGTCTCCTCATTTGGAGAAGTGATCATGGTTCTAGGTGTACGAGAGGATGAAAGTGCTACTAGAGGCAATGTCATTCGCTCGCACACAGTTGAAGGAAAAACTTTTATGAGACATTCCACATTATCTAATGCTTATGTTTATGCACCAATAAGAAGCTTCACATTAGATGATGTATGGGATTACTTATTGAACTTCCCTTCTCCTTGGGGTGATGATAATCATGAATTACACAGACTATATCAGGATTCTAGCAGTGGTGAATGTCCATTGGTAGTGGATAAGACAATAAAAGAATCAGCCGGATCTTGCGGAAACAGCCGTTTTGGATGCTGGGTTTGTACTGTAGTCAATGAAGATAAGGCATTGAGCGGATTTATCCAAAGCGGACATGACTGGATGAAACCATTATTGGATTTCAGAAATTGGCTTACTCTAATTAGAGATGATCGAACTAAACGAATGAAGTATAGAAACAAAGGTCAGATATATTATAAAGAAGTTAAAATCGAGGAAATTGAGGGTGTCGATCACGTACTAATACCTAAAAAAGCTGGACGTGAAAAAAAGCTCATACCTCTTAGTGAATATGAAATTGTCTCTAAAGATCAACTTAGAGAATACATCTCTAGAAATAAGATAGATCTTAGTTCGCCTGATGATTATATGATTTTAGTGAAATATGAGGAAGAAACTTTAGATGGTGAAGTTGTTACTAAGCATGCACAACTTGGTTTGGGACCATTCACCATGGAAGCAAGGGAAGAAATACTTAGAAACCTGTTAAAAGTACAGAAAAATCTAAGCCATCCTAGTGATCCAAACCATGAATTAATCAGTATTGAGGAGCTAAAGGCGATCAGAAAAATTTGGTTTAAGCATGGGGATTGGGAAGATCGTATACCAATGATTTTCCAAGAAATTATGGGCTATTCTATTGATTGGGAAATGGATGATCGTCCGCTTTTTGATAAGGACCAAGTTTCTGATTTAGAACTTTTGGCTGATCAATACAAAGTTGATATAAAGGTTATTAAACAATTAATATCGATAGAAAAAGACTTTTCTGGTTATAAGGTCAGAAGAGGACTTATGGATGAAATAGGTAAGGCCTTAAAGCAAGATTACTTACATTTATGA